Within the Terriglobales bacterium genome, the region CGTGCTGACGTGGTAGATCTGGGCGGTGGGCTGATTCTCCTGGGAGGTCCAGGTCTTTCCGCCATCCAGCGTCACCGTGGCCCCGCCATCGTCCAGCGATAGCATCCGCTGAGGATTGAGCGGGTCGATCCACAGGCCGTGATAGTCGCCGTGCGGCGTGGTGATCTTGTTGAACGTGCGCCCGCCGTCCGTGGACTTGTGAAAATCGACGTTCAGCACATACACGGTATCCGCATCCTGCGGATCGGCGATCACGTGCATGTAGTACCAGGCCCGCTGGCGCAGCCGCCGGTCGCCGCTGACCAGTTGCCAGGTGTGGCCGCCGTCGTCCGAGCGGTAGAGGCCGCCTTCCTCCGCTTCGATGAGCGCATACACGCGCTCCGAGTTGGCCGCCACGGCAACCCCGATTTTCCCGTAAGGCTTCTTGGGCAGGTGTTCGTCCTGCACTTCCTTCCAGGTGCTTCCACCGTCATCGGAGCGGTAGAAGCCCCCGCCCGGACCGCCGCTGCTCAGGCTCCAAGGAGTGCGACGGGCCTGCCATAGGGAGGCAAATACGATGTTGGCATTGTGCGGGTCGAAAGCCACGTCAATGCCGCCGGTGTCGGGATCCTTGTACAGCACCTTCTGCCAGGTCTTGCCGCCGTCGGTGGTGCGAAAGATGCCGCGCTCTTCGTTGGAGCCGAAAGGATGGCCCAGCGCGGCCACCAACACGATGTCGGGATTCCTGGGGTGAATGATCAGCTTGCCGATGGCGCGGGTGTCGCGCAACCCGACGTTCTTCCAGGTCTTGCCGCCGTCCAGCGACTTGTACACGCCGTCCCCGTGTGAAATGTTGCCGCGGATGCAGGCTTCACCTGTGCCGACATACACGATGTTGGGATCGGACGGGGCGACCGCCATGGCGCCGATAGCGGAAGTTCCTTCCTGGTCGAACACCGACGACCAGGTGGTGGCCCCGTCCGTGGACTTCCACACCCCGCCTCCGGTCGCCCCGAAGTAGTAAACGTTGGGGTTGCCCGGAATCCCCACTCCGGTCAGGGAGCGGCCGCCACGGAAGGGCCCGACGACGCGATAGCGCATCCCCGCAGGTTCTTTTTCGTCCTTGGCCGCCCGCGCGGCGTCACCCGTTTGGGCCCGTAGGTCCGGTGCAAAGTATGTCGATGCCATGAGTACGAGAGTCGCAGTCGTAGCGAGGAGGTAGCGAAGCCTGATCATGTTTGTCTCCTGCAGAAAGCTGAGGCCAAGCGAACTGGTGTACACCAATTCGCTTGCTTTTCCAAGGTGGGATAGCCGGACGGTGTCGGAATCCGTCAGGGCTTTAGCGGGTTGATGTTCTCGATCGCCAGGATCAGCCAACCGGTGCTGGCTACGGCCTCATTCTTCGACATCGTGAAGTCGCCGTTGAACGTTCCCTTGACGGAGTAGGGCAGCCCGCCACTGCTGGACTGTGTCCGGATGATTTGATCGAGGAAGTAACTACCGTCATTGGTGGACCCACTCAGGAACAGCGTCTTGGCCATTTGCGCCGTGCCTTCCACCCATATGTCGTTGTGGTCACTATTGAAGTCAAACCCATCGATCTGGATGCGGGTGCGTCCCTTTCCCCAGGTCTGCACATTGCGATGATGGCTGTAGGCATAGTTCAGACTGAGCACATAGGGCCGCACCCCGCTCGTTCCCAGTGCCTGCACGCCCAACGGATTCACGTCCAGCGGATCAAGAGGATCGTTCCGTCCCTGGTTCCAGCGGGATTGGGCCGTGTTCCACACCACGTTATCCAGGAAGGACTTCACCTCCGCCCCATCCGACGGGTACGCGAAGTGGTTCAGGCCACCGTAGGAGTCTTCGTTGTGTTCGGTCGATGCCCAGTTGATGAAGGCGCCGTTGGCGTCATACCCGCCGTTCAGGCCGCCGTCGCCCTGCTGGAAAAGCCGCATCCAGTTCACGGCACTCTCCCCCATGACGTGATAAGTGACCGTGTCGCCGCTGCGCTTCTCGTAATGGGCGATGGCCAGCACGATCCAGGCGTTCGACCCCACATAGCGCTGGGCCCCCAGGACGGCCCCCGTCTTGCAGGCGTAGGAGTGGTTCCAGGAGCCGTCTGCATTCTGCAGATTCGCCAAAGCGCTGAAGACGCGCCGCGCGTTCACAAAGTCGCCTCGCGCGACAAAGGCCATCGCCGCTACCGCCTGATCGTAGGAATAGCAAATGTCGCTCTTGTCCCGGTAGCTGTCCACCAGACCGCTGGAAACCATTTGGGACTCCAGCCACTGGTGCGCCTTCGCGGATGCGGCTGCTGGTCCGGTCGTAACAGGTTCAGGCTGCCCCTTCCTCGTGACGTCGCTTGCGCGGCAAACGCCGGACTCAGCGATGAGAACGAGTAGCAAAACACAAGAAAAAGGCAGTTTCGCAAATAACTTGACTGGGCTCATCGCGAACTCACTTCTCTCGGGGGAGGATCCCGGACGGACAGGGGACTGAATCATAGTGCGGCCTAGTGCTCGAGTCAACCCCGAAGCTCGGAGCCTGCTGGGTCGGCTGGAATTCACTGTAGGAATCAACCTGGGGACTGCGCTATACTGCGGACGGGCAGTGTGCGCCGCGATGTGGATTGCGTTACCGCGGCACCCCAAGATCTCGTTTCGCAAAGGCATCCGAAAATGGATGGCATTGCCTCCCCATCGTGGGGAACCAAGTTTCGTCAGGCCCTGACGATAAAAGGGCTTACGCCGGCAGGGACAAACTAGCCGGATTCAGGATTGAACAACCAGGCACGAGCCGCCGGGTAGGGAACGGCCGCCTCCGCTGCAATTGCGGAGTGGGCGGCCACAAGCCCGGTGCGCCGCCAAGGTGCGAAGATTCTAGAGGTTCGCAAATTCCAGCATCCTGCCTGTCGAGGAGCCGCGCGGGTTTCACACCGCCGCCCCTCCCATCGTTGCGTTCGATTCCTGCCTCCGCCTGCTGTCTGCTGCTTGGTACGTCTCGCCGTCCTCTAGGGGCGGCGGGTCGACCGGAGAATGCATGTCGAAAGAATTGTTCGTGTCTTCGACGCCACATGAGACCAAGGTGGCCATCATCGAAGATGATTTGCTCGCCGAAATCTATTTCGAGCGCGAGAACGAGTACACCCTCGCGGGTTCCATTTACAAAGGGCGTGTAACCAGGGTCCTGCCCGGAATGCAGTCGGCCTTCGTGGATATCGGGCTGGAACGCGATGCTTTCCTCTACGTTTCCGATTTCTTCGAAGACCAGGAGGAGTACGACGCCGTCGTCACCCAGGCCGAGGAGGAAGTCGGTAAGCTTCAGGGGCGGCAGGTCGAACCGGCCGGACGTCCGGAAAGCGGTGAGGTTCCGACCCCGACCCCGCCCCCGGTCAGTGCGCCGGCCGAGTCGGAGGCCGGCTCGAGGCGCTGGCGCGGTCGCCGTCGCCGCGGCCGCCGCGGTCGAGACTTCGGTCGCGAACAGGCCCCGCGGCCCCAGGTTCCTGCTTCGACCACTCCGCCCGCCTACCAGCCCATCGTTCTGCCGGGTGAGTCCATCTCCAAATATCGGCGTCTGGCAGACCAGCACCCGACGGTTGAGCCGATTTCACCGGCTGCCGAGCTGGGTTTCTCCGCCCCCGCGGAACCTGCCGAGGCTTCAGCGCCGCCCGGCGGATTCGAGATTACCGGCGGCTACGAAGAGTCCGCGCACCCGAGCCATTGGCCAGCCGAAGACACCTCAGCGGCGGTCGAAGCCCTGGAGACGCCGGCGGAATCGCAAGAAGCCAAGCCGGATGCACCTGCTGCTCCCATTCTTCCCTGGAATCCGGATTTGGTCGAAGAGGAGGAGATCGACGAGGAAGAGACGGATGTGCCCGCCCTGGCGGCGGCGGAAGACGACGAAATCGTATTCGAGGATTTGGAGGAACAGACACTCGAGAGCTCCACTGGCCAAGAGATTCTGGAGGCTGTCGAGGAGTCTCGCATCGAGCGCAGTGCTACTGGCGATTATGAGTCTGAGGCGCCAGGTTACGTCCCGGCAGAAGTCGATCGAGAGGAGTTGGAGGAGGAGGAAGCCGAACTCCAGCCGTCCGCCGAGGGCGCCGAGGCAGAACTGATTGCGGAGGCCAAGGAAGAGGCCGATGAACTGGAGGAAGACACGGCTTTGGCCGGCCACGCCGAACTCCGTGGGCCTGCGCCGACCGCCGCCTTTCAGCAGCGCACCGAGAGGGCAGAGCAGCCTGGGTTAGGTCGCCGCCGCGGCCGTCGGGGCGGGCGGGGCACGTCCCGCCGCAACATTCAGCGGGGGCCGCACCGTTTGATCACCGATCTGCTGAAGGAAGGCCAGGAAATCCTGGTGCAGATCGCCAAGGAGCCCATGGGCAAGAAGGGGGCGCGTATCACCAGCCATATCGCCTTGCCGGGACGGTTCCTCGTATACATGCCCACCGTGGACCACATCGGCGTCTCCCGCAAGATCGTTTCCGAGGAGGAGCGCCAGCGTCTGAAGCGGATCCTGAGCAGCGAGCGCAACGGGGCTCACGGAGGGTTCATTGTGCGCACCGCCGCGGGCGGCGCTAGTGAAGAGGACTTGCGGGCCGATATCCGCTTCCTCATCAACCTTTGGAACGAGATTCGCAATCGCGCCGAAGCCGGCAAGGCTCCCGCGCTCATTTACCACGATCTTAATGTCGTCGAGCGCATCTTGCGCGATCAGGTAACGGAGACCTTCTCGCACATCTGGGTGGATAGTGAGGCCGAGTATGAGCGCGTGCTCCGCTTCGTGAATCGCTTCCAGCCGGCTTTGGTGAAGCGCGTAAAGCTCTACGCCAAGGAAACCCCTTTGTTCGAGCAGTTCAACATTCAGGAGGAAATCAATAAAGCGCTCAAGTCCAAGGTCTGGCTCAAGAGCGGCGGCTATATCGTGATTAACCAGACCGAGGCATTAGTAGCCGTCGATATCAACACCGGCAAGTATGTCGGCAAGACGGCCCGCCTGGAAGACACCATCGTCAAGACCAACATTGAGGCCATCAAGGAAATCGTGCGCCAGGTGCGCTTGCGGGACTTGGGCGGCATCATCGTCATCGATTTCATCGACATGGACGAGCGCCGCAACCGGCAGAAAGTTATGCAGGCCCTGGAAGAAGCCCTCCGTCACGACCGCGCGCCCTCCAAGGTCCTGCAGTTCAACGATTTCGGCCTGGTGGCCATTACCCGCAAGCGGGTCAAGCAGTCGCTGGAGCGCACTCTCGGTATGCCTTGCAACTACTGCACGGGAACCGGCTTGATCAAGTCCGTGCCCACGGTCTGCAATGAGATCTACGTGGAGATGCGGAAGATGGCGCAGCATTTTGAGCGCCCGGATGTGATGCTGAGAGTGCACCCTGACGTAGCCAAGGCGCTGAAGGCCGGTGGAGCCCGGTTGCTGCAGGAGATGGAAGAACTCACCGGCCGGACCATCATTGTCAAGGCCGACCCGGCGATTCACCAGGAGCAGTTCGACATCAATTAAGAGTCAAGGGGGGCGCTCGGTTAGGCCCCTCGGCTGCTCCAGAAGTCCAATCGAACCCTCTTCATTAACACCACAGCATATTGTGGCGGACCCGTCATCCGCTGCCACATCTTGAATCCCGCACCGAGGTCCCCTGTCCGCCTTCCCAAGAAACCTGCCCGAAAGGCCAAAGAAAACCGAAATAACCAAATTCATAACTTGACAGGACGGGTAGTAACGCTGGTATAACTCGCGGCACCGAGAGTAGTCCCCCCGAGAAAGTAGAGGAACTGTCCTCCTCAGGCCCGGCCTGGAAGGCCCTCCCTGTTGTGGGGAGCGACATCTGTGGAAAGGGCGTCGCGAGTATGGCCGATCCGCGTGAAGTGATGAACATCCGGCAGGCGTCGCAATACCTGGGCGTGAGCCCGGACACGCTTTACAAGTACGTGTACGAGGAGAAGATTCCGGCTTTCAAGCTGGGCAACCGCTGGAAGTTCAAGAAGACCATCCTGGATTCCTGGATGGAAAAAAAGAGCGCCATGAGCGAAGGGCGAATGAAGAAGAAACCCAAGTCAGCCCGTGTGGCAGGAGATTGAGGCGGAACCATGTTCGGACTCGGCGGATCGAAAACCATAGTCGGCCTCGATATCGGATCCAGTTCCATCAAGGCGGTGGAGCTGAAGCGCGCCCGGGGAGAGGTGCAAGTGGCGCACCTCGGCATGGAGCCCTTGGGCCAGGACATGGTGGTGGACGGAGCCATTGTCGATGGTCCGAGCGTGACCAGCGCCATCACCAAGGTATTTACCGACGCCCAGATCAAGGCCAAGAACGTGGCCACCGCGGTGAGTGGGCATTCTGTCATTGTGAAGAAGATCTCCATGCGCGCCATGGCTGACGCGGAACTGGCTGAGAACATCAACACCGAGGCCGCCCAGCACATCCCCTTCGATATCGCCGACGTCAAGATCGACTACCAGGTGCTGTCGGAGGACCCCGCCAGCCCCTACATGGACGTGCTCTTGGTGGCCGTCAAGAAGGACAAGATCCTGAGCTACACCAACGTGCTGGCCATGGCGAGCAAGAATCCGGTGGTTGTGGACATCGATGCCTTCGCCTTGCAGAACTGCTACGAGTACAACTACGACCCGTCGCCGGGCTCCACCGTCGCCCTGCTCAATCTGGGCGCCAGCGTGATGAACATCAACATCGTCAAAGGAAATACCCCGTTGTTTACCCGCGACGTCAGCGTGGGAGGGATTCAGTACACCGACGCTTTGCAAAAGGAACTCGATCTGAGCTTCGACGATGCCGAGTCGTTCAAGTTGGGCCGCAAGGTGGGGACGGTCAGCGAGGACTCCAAGGCACCGATCCTGCAACAGGTCACCGAGATCATCGTGCTGGAAATTCAGAAGACGTTCGATTTCTTCCGGGCCACGGCTTCGGGCGAACACATCGAGCGTATTTACATGGCCGGCGGCTCCTCCAAGGTGCCGGGGCTGACCGAGGCCCTGCGCCAGGAGTTCTCGCTGCCGGTCGAGATCCTCAACCCGTTCCAGAAGATCGGCTACTCGGGAGGCTCCGAGCTGATCGAGCAGAACGCGGCCCAGTTCGCCGTTGCGGTGGGCCTGGCCCTGAGGAGCTTTGAGAACCTATGATCCGCATCAATCTGCAGGCAGTGGCGAAAGCGAAAAAGGGCCGCCGCGGCGCCGCGGCGGCAGCAGCCGTGCCCGAATTCGCAGGGGCCGAAGGCCCCAGCCGTACGGTTGTTATCGTCATCGGGGCCGTGCTGCTCATCGTGCTGAATGGGGGCTGGTTCTTCTGGCTCGACCGGGAAGCGGGAAGGATCGAGAAGGAGACCCAGGAGGCCGACCGCAAGCTGGCGGACTTGAAGGCCATCCAGACGCGGGTGGAACAAAAGAGCAAGCTGCTGCAGAACTATCAGAACCGTGTCCAATTAATCGATCAGCTCCGCAGCAACCAGGCTGGCCCGGTCAATCTTCTCGACATCATCGGAAGCACCGTCAACACCACCGAAGCCGTCTGGCTGATCAGCCTGAAGGACGAGGGCAACAGCATTGCAATTGATGGCTCGGCCTTGAGCCATGACGCGGTGGCCACCCTGATGGAGAACCTGAAAAGGGCCAATCTGTTCGACAGCATCGAGCTCAAGGAAACTGTGCAGGATGACAGGGCAAAGGAGCGGGCCATCTTCCAGTTCACCTTGACGTGTAACAAGAAGCGACCGGGGGCACAGTCATGAGCGCTGGCAGACAGTACCTGATCATGATCGTGGTGGTCGCGTTGGTCACCGGAGCTGCCTGGTACTTCGTGTGGCAGCCCCAGCAGCAAGCCAACGACCAGGCGCAGGCGGCTTTGGATGCCAAGAACCAGCAGATCGCCAGCCTGAACCAGCTCCGCGACAAGGAGCGGGAGCTGGATGACAACATCGCCAAGCTGCAGCAGCAACTGCAGCAGATGGCGGCCATCGTGCCGGACAAGAAGGAAGTGGAAAGTTTCATCCATCTTCTCGAAGACAAAGCGCAGGAAGCGGGCATCACCGTGCGACGCTACACGGCCCAGCCCCTGGTCACGCGCGAGTTCTATTCCGAGGTTCCCTTCGAGGTGGAGCTGGATGGCCAGTACTACCAAATGCTCAATTTCTTTGACCGCGTGGGCCGGCTGGAGCGCATCGTCAACATCACCAACCTGCAGTTGGCAGGGGTGGCCGACAGGAGGAATATCAAAGGGTTGAAGAAGAACTACACCTACGGGCCGAGCGAGAGTGTGGTAGCTCTGTGCCAGGCAGTGACCTTCTTCAGTCCGGAAGGGCAAGCAGGTGCCGCCCCGGGCGCTGCCGGGCCTCCAGGCCAGCAGCCGGGCGCACCGCCGAGGAGATAGGGAGAAGCACATGAACGCCAAGCGCATTTCGATGTTGGTCCTGGCAGCCGGTTTGGCGTGGGCGCAGCAATCTGCCCCTCCGCAGGGCGCGAGAGCTGCTGAGCCGACCGCTGCGGCGCCCGCTGTCAAGGCACCCGCGGGCGCTCCCAAGGGCTCGGCCGGTCGTCGCGATCCGTTTGTAAGCATCGTGGCCCCGGGCCCGAGTGGCGGCGCGATACCGGCCTGTCCCTCTGGTAAGCGCTGCCTGGTGGCAGACCAGGTGGAGCTTAAGGGAGTTGCCAAAACACCGGACGGCATGATTGCCATGGTGGTCACGCGCGAGAACAAGACGTATTTCCTGCGGGAGAACGAGCCGGTGCTGAATGGCTACGTTCTAAAGATCACGGGAGACTCGATAATCTTCCGCGAGAACATGATGGACAGCAAGGGGCGCACTGCGACGCGCGACATCGTCAAGCGCGTGGTGACGTCTGCGGTCTAGAACGGCTGTTGGCTCCGGCTGCGGAAGCTGGAGCGATGCTTAATCCGCAATCGTTTTGCACACGCCACGGGCGATTGGCCGTGGCCGTGAGGAGAGAGAACATGAGTCGAGTGCGAGTGCTGACAATTCTCGGGTCGCTGCTGCTGTTGAGCACCGTGGCAGCGGCCGCCGCGTCGCAGCTGACGGAGGTGAGCGCCGCCACCCAGGGCAACGCCACCATCGTGACCATCCGCGCGAACGGCGCCTTCACCCACACCGAGTATCGGCCGGCAGAGAACCTCTTGCTGGTCGATCTGGCGGGTGTTTCGGCAGAGCACATGGACGGCAAGACGCACACCCTCCAGGTGCCCGGTGTCACCGCCTATCGCGTGGTCGGCTTCCGAAGCAGCACCGGCGTCGAGGTGGCGCGTGTCGAAATGACTCTGATGCCTGCCGCCGGCGTGGCCGTGAACGAGGCGGGCAACACGCTGCAAGTGCGCGTGACGGGGTTCGCGGAAGAGACCAAAGCGCGTCCGGCGCAAGCCCCGGTCAGAGCCGAAGAGATCGCTCCCAAGAGCCAGCCGGGTGCAACCGTCACCCTGCAGGATATCCAGGTCGCGCAGAGCAGCGAAGGTACCCAGGTGGAGATTGTGGCCAACGCACCCCTGGCGCCCAAGGCCATGAAGCTCCGCGGTCCGGACCGCCTCGTCATCGATCTGCCCAATACCGTTGCCACCCGTAACTCCCGGCAGATCGCCGTGAATGCGGCCGACGTCCGCTCGGTGCGCATGGGTCGCTTCAAGTCCGAGCCTCCGGTCACCCGCGTGGTTCTGGACCTGGCGGCCGCCCACGACTACGAACTTCAGACGCGGGGCAATCGCCTGCTGGTGAAGCTGCGCCCGGTTTTGGAATCTCCGGCGGACAAGCCGGAAGCTCCGCAAACCGCCCAGACCGCTCCGGTAACGGTTGCCAGCGGGGACCGACCGTCACCGGTTCCCTCGGCAGAAACCGCGCCGCAAACCGCCCAGGAAGTGGTCTTTGTCGAACCCAAGTTTGAACCCAAGCCGGAAGCCCAGACTGATCAGGCCAATGAGACCTCTGCGCGTGTGCAACAGGCGGCCGCGAAGTTTGGTTCTCCACCGGAACCCATTGCTTTCAGCAACGCCGTAACCCCAGCCAGCGGCTCCTTGGCCGCACAGCCGGCGGTGAACCTGGCTCTGATGCAGCAACAGCAGATGTCCCAGGCCGGCGCATCGGCAACCAGTGGGACCTCGTGCGTCCGCCAGGCCCGCTATACCGGCGAACCCATCTCCCTCAACCTCAAGGACGCGGATTTGAAGGATTTCTTCCGCCTCATCCATGAGATCAGCGGCCTGAACGTCGTTCTGGATCCGGCCGTCAAGGGATCCGTAACCGTCGTCCTGGACGACGTTCCGTGGGACCAGGCACTGGCCATCGTGCTCAAGAATAACAACATGGAGTGCGAGCTCGACGGCAACGTCCTGCGGATCGCCACCCTGGACACCCTCAAGAAGGAAGCCGACTCGCGCAAGGCGCAGCAGGAGGCCCAGATGCTGGCCGTGCCCAAAGTCACGGTCACGCGCTTCCTTAGTTATGCTCGCGCGGCCGACGTCACGCCGACCATCAAGAAGTTCCTTACCCAGCGGGGTGATGTGATCGCTGATCAGCGCACTAACGCCCTGATCATTGAGGACGTCCCGGCGGTTATCCCCACGGTGGACCGGTTGATTAAGGAGCTGGATCGCAAGACCCAGGAGGTTGAGATCGAAGCCCGCGTGGTTGCTGCGACGCGCAACTTTGCGCGCGACATCGGCATGCAGATCGGTTTCGGTTGGGGCAACAACCCCACCGGGGTTGGAGGCGCTGGCAGTGTCGGCACCAGTCCCCTCAACGTAGCTGTCAGCAACCCCCTGTACTTCACCATCGGCAACGCCATCCCGCTCTTTTCCAACCTGCCGGCATTGGGGCCCACCAGCGGCATCAGCTTCAGCAACGCCAGCCAGAACTACCGGGTGGACGCCATCCTCACCATGGCGGAGTCCCGCGGCCTGCTGAAGATTCTGTCCCGCCCGCGCGTGGTCACCCAGAACAACATCCAGGCCTTTGTCAAGCAGGGTGTCCGCGTGCCCGTGGTTACCGCCGCCCAGTTGGGTGGTCCGCCCACGGTCACCTACGTGGATGCGTTCCTGCGGCTGACGGTCACACCGCAGATCACCGTGGAGAACACCATCTTCCTGAACGTGGACGTGGAAAACACCACGCCCGACTTCAGCCGGACGGTCAGCGGCAATCCCACCCTGCTCACCTCCCAGGCCACCACCCAGGTGCTGATCACCGATGGCGGCACGGTGGTGATTGGCGGCGTGATCCAGACCCAGAACTCCATCAACGTTTTCCAGGTGCCCTTGCTGGGCAACATCCCGATCTTCGGAGAGCTCTTTAAGCGCCGCTCGGTTTCTACCTCGACGCAAGAGCTCATCTTCTTCATCACTCCGAAGATCATTCAGACGTAGCCGCTAACCCGCGGTTGGAATTGAGCCCCCAGACCATCTGGGGGCTCGCCTTTTTTGCCAGTAAGATGGAACGCCGTAACCGTGCATGAACCACACGACCCGCCAATCACGCCTCCAGGAGCGCATCCAGCGGCAAGGGTTCGACGCCGTGCTGGTCACTCACCTGCCCAACGTCCGCTACCTCTGCGGCTTCACCGGGAGCTCGGGGGTGCTGGCGGCCACTCCCGGGCAGGTTGCGCTCTTCACCGACGGTCGCTATGCGGAACAGGCTGCCCAGGAAGTGCGAGGGGCCAGAACAGTCATCACCCGGGCATCAGCCTTGCAGGCTGCCGGACGCTGGCTCGCCCGCCGCAAGGCGCGCTGCATCGCTGTGGAAGCTGACCACCTGACGCTGCAAGGCCAGGGGGTTCTCAGGGCCGCCCTGCCCGCCAAAAGCCGCCTACGGCCTCTGACGGGCATCGTAGAGCGGCTGCGGATGATCAAAGAGCCTCAAGAGGTAGAGCATCTTCGTGCCGCGGCTAGGCTGGGCAGCCGGCTCTTCCAAGGGCTACTGCCCCGGATTCGTCCTGGCAGGTTGGAGGTGGAAGTTGCCGCCGAACTCGAGTTCGCCGCTCGCCGCCGGGGAGCGGAAGGCATGTCCTTCGAAACCATTGTGGCTTCGGGCGCCCGCTCGGCGCTGCCCCACGGCAAGGCTTCCTCGCAACCTATTCCAAATGCTGGGTTTTTGATACTCGACTTCGGTGTTATACTCGCCGGTTATTGCTCGGACATGACCCGCACTCTGTACCTGGGCCGGGTTCCGAGGGGGGCCCGCAGGATGCACGAGGCTGTTCGCCAAGCCCAGTCAGAGGCCGTGGCCACGGTCCGGCCGGGAACCCCGGTGGGGGAAGTGGACCGGGCCGCCCGCCGGATTCTCACCAGGGCGGGACTGGCTGGATACTTCACCCACTCGACGGGGCATGGGGTCGGATTGGAGATTCACGAACCTCCCCGGCTGGCCAGGGGAGAACAAGAGCTTCTGGTGCCCGGCATGGTGGTCACGATCGAGCCCGGTGTGTACGTGCCGCGACGCGGAGGGGTACGGATCGAGGATATGGTCTTGGTCACGGAGCAGGGCTGCGAGGTGCTCACCCACGTTCCAAGGGAGTTGATCGAGCTGTAGCGCGGCCCATCACACCATGAACCAAAGGGAACTGAAAGAGCTCATCGAATTCCTCATCGAGAAGGACATCGCTGAGTTCGAGTTGGAGCGCGGCGATGTCAAGGTGCGCATCAAGCGCGCCTCCGAGCAACCTGGCAGTCCGCCCTACGTTCATGTGACGCCCGTGCATGCCGCTCCTTCCGTGCCCCAACCGGCTGCTCCTCCCGTCTCACCCGCGATTCCGGCAACCCCGGCTGCCCGGGAAACCGCGGAGGAGTCCGGTCTGCACCTCGTCCGCTCACCCATCGTGGGTACTTTCTATGAGTCTCCTTCGCCCGGAGCGCCGCCCTTTGTGAAGGTGGGAGACACTGTGGTCGCTGGCCAGGTACTCTGCATCATCGAGGCCATGAAACTCATGAATGAGATCGAGTCCGACGGTGCCGGCGAAATCGCCAAGAAGTTCGTCTCCAACGGACAGCCTGTCGAATACGGCCAGCCCCTGTTTGGCTTACGGTCGAGTGCCTGAGATCCGCACTGAAGGTTCCCGATGTTCAAGAAGGTCCTGATTGCCAACCGCGGAGAGATTGCGCTGCGCGTCATCTGCGCCTGCAAGGAGCTGGGCATCCGCACCGTGGCCATCTACAGCGAGGCCGATCGGAACTCGCTGCCGGTGCGCTTTGCCGATGAGGCCATCTGTATCGGCCCGGCACGCTCCAGTGAGAGCTACCTGCACATTCCCGCCGTGAT harbors:
- the pilM gene encoding type IV pilus assembly protein PilM is translated as MFGLGGSKTIVGLDIGSSSIKAVELKRARGEVQVAHLGMEPLGQDMVVDGAIVDGPSVTSAITKVFTDAQIKAKNVATAVSGHSVIVKKISMRAMADAELAENINTEAAQHIPFDIADVKIDYQVLSEDPASPYMDVLLVAVKKDKILSYTNVLAMASKNPVVVDIDAFALQNCYEYNYDPSPGSTVALLNLGASVMNINIVKGNTPLFTRDVSVGGIQYTDALQKELDLSFDDAESFKLGRKVGTVSEDSKAPILQQVTEIIVLEIQKTFDFFRATASGEHIERIYMAGGSSKVPGLTEALRQEFSLPVEILNPFQKIGYSGGSELIEQNAAQFAVAVGLALRSFENL
- a CDS encoding helix-turn-helix domain-containing protein — encoded protein: MADPREVMNIRQASQYLGVSPDTLYKYVYEEKIPAFKLGNRWKFKKTILDSWMEKKSAMSEGRMKKKPKSARVAGD
- a CDS encoding Rne/Rng family ribonuclease, which codes for MSKELFVSSTPHETKVAIIEDDLLAEIYFERENEYTLAGSIYKGRVTRVLPGMQSAFVDIGLERDAFLYVSDFFEDQEEYDAVVTQAEEEVGKLQGRQVEPAGRPESGEVPTPTPPPVSAPAESEAGSRRWRGRRRRGRRGRDFGREQAPRPQVPASTTPPAYQPIVLPGESISKYRRLADQHPTVEPISPAAELGFSAPAEPAEASAPPGGFEITGGYEESAHPSHWPAEDTSAAVEALETPAESQEAKPDAPAAPILPWNPDLVEEEEIDEEETDVPALAAAEDDEIVFEDLEEQTLESSTGQEILEAVEESRIERSATGDYESEAPGYVPAEVDREELEEEEAELQPSAEGAEAELIAEAKEEADELEEDTALAGHAELRGPAPTAAFQQRTERAEQPGLGRRRGRRGGRGTSRRNIQRGPHRLITDLLKEGQEILVQIAKEPMGKKGARITSHIALPGRFLVYMPTVDHIGVSRKIVSEEERQRLKRILSSERNGAHGGFIVRTAAGGASEEDLRADIRFLINLWNEIRNRAEAGKAPALIYHDLNVVERILRDQVTETFSHIWVDSEAEYERVLRFVNRFQPALVKRVKLYAKETPLFEQFNIQEEINKALKSKVWLKSGGYIVINQTEALVAVDINTGKYVGKTARLEDTIVKTNIEAIKEIVRQVRLRDLGGIIVIDFIDMDERRNRQKVMQALEEALRHDRAPSKVLQFNDFGLVAITRKRVKQSLERTLGMPCNYCTGTGLIKSVPTVCNEIYVEMRKMAQHFERPDVMLRVHPDVAKALKAGGARLLQEMEELTGRTIIVKADPAIHQEQFDIN
- a CDS encoding PilN domain-containing protein; the encoded protein is MIRINLQAVAKAKKGRRGAAAAAAVPEFAGAEGPSRTVVIVIGAVLLIVLNGGWFFWLDREAGRIEKETQEADRKLADLKAIQTRVEQKSKLLQNYQNRVQLIDQLRSNQAGPVNLLDIIGSTVNTTEAVWLISLKDEGNSIAIDGSALSHDAVATLMENLKRANLFDSIELKETVQDDRAKERAIFQFTLTCNKKRPGAQS
- the pilQ gene encoding type IV pilus secretin PilQ, with translation MSRVRVLTILGSLLLLSTVAAAAASQLTEVSAATQGNATIVTIRANGAFTHTEYRPAENLLLVDLAGVSAEHMDGKTHTLQVPGVTAYRVVGFRSSTGVEVARVEMTLMPAAGVAVNEAGNTLQVRVTGFAEETKARPAQAPVRAEEIAPKSQPGATVTLQDIQVAQSSEGTQVEIVANAPLAPKAMKLRGPDRLVIDLPNTVATRNSRQIAVNAADVRSVRMGRFKSEPPVTRVVLDLAAAHDYELQTRGNRLLVKLRPVLESPADKPEAPQTAQTAPVTVASGDRPSPVPSAETAPQTAQEVVFVEPKFEPKPEAQTDQANETSARVQQAAAKFGSPPEPIAFSNAVTPASGSLAAQPAVNLALMQQQQMSQAGASATSGTSCVRQARYTGEPISLNLKDADLKDFFRLIHEISGLNVVLDPAVKGSVTVVLDDVPWDQALAIVLKNNNMECELDGNVLRIATLDTLKKEADSRKAQQEAQMLAVPKVTVTRFLSYARAADVTPTIKKFLTQRGDVIADQRTNALIIEDVPAVIPTVDRLIKELDRKTQEVEIEARVVAATRNFARDIGMQIGFGWGNNPTGVGGAGSVGTSPLNVAVSNPLYFTIGNAIPLFSNLPALGPTSGISFSNASQNYRVDAILTMAESRGLLKILSRPRVVTQNNIQAFVKQGVRVPVVTAAQLGGPPTVTYVDAFLRLTVTPQITVENTIFLNVDVENTTPDFSRTVSGNPTLLTSQATTQVLITDGGTVVIGGVIQTQNSINVFQVPLLGNIPIFGELFKRRSVSTSTQELIFFITPKIIQT
- the pilO gene encoding type 4a pilus biogenesis protein PilO, yielding MSAGRQYLIMIVVVALVTGAAWYFVWQPQQQANDQAQAALDAKNQQIASLNQLRDKERELDDNIAKLQQQLQQMAAIVPDKKEVESFIHLLEDKAQEAGITVRRYTAQPLVTREFYSEVPFEVELDGQYYQMLNFFDRVGRLERIVNITNLQLAGVADRRNIKGLKKNYTYGPSESVVALCQAVTFFSPEGQAGAAPGAAGPPGQQPGAPPRR